One genomic window of Acomys russatus chromosome 29, mAcoRus1.1, whole genome shotgun sequence includes the following:
- the Pgd gene encoding 6-phosphogluconate dehydrogenase, decarboxylating yields MAQADIALIGLAVMGQNLILNMNDHGFVVCAFNRTVSKVDDFLANEAKGTKVVGAQSLKEMVSKLKKPRRVILLVKAGQAVDDFIEKLVPLLDTGDIIIDGGNSEYRDTTRRCRDLKAKGILFVGSGVSGGEEGARYGPSLMPGGNKEAWPHIKTIFQAIAAKVGTGEPCCDWVGDEGAGHFVKMVHNGIEYGDMQLICEAYHLMKDVLGMQHKEMAQAFEEWNKTELDSFLIEITANILKFQDTDGKELLPKIRDSAGQKGTGKWTAISALEYGMPVTLIGEAVFARCLSSLKEERVRASRELKGPQRAQLEGSKESFLEDIRKALYASKIISYAQGFMLLRQAATEFGWTLNYGGIALMWRGGCIIRSVFLGKIKDAFERNPKLQNLLLDDFFKSAVDSCQDSWRRVVSTGVQAGIPMPCFTTALSFYDGYRHEVLPANLIQAQRDYFGAHTYELLAKPGEFIHTNWTGHGGSVSSSSYNA; encoded by the exons ATGGCCCA AGCTGACATTGCGCTGATTGGACTGGCTGTCATGGGCCAGAActtaattttaaacatgaatgaccATGGATTTGTG GTCTGCGCTTTCAATAGGACCGTCTCCAAAGTTGATGACTTCTTGGCCAATGAGGCGAAGGGAACCAAAGTGGTTGGTGCACAGTCCTTGAAGGAGATGGTCTCTAAGCTGAAGAAGCCTCGCAGGGTGATACTTCTTGTGAAGGCCGGGCAGGCTGTCGATGACTTCATTGAGAAGCTG GTACCCTTGCTGGACACTGGTGACATCATCATTGATGGAGGAAATTCTGAATACCGGGATACAACA agAAGATGCCGAGACCTCAAGGCCAAGGGGATCCTGTTTGTAGGGAGTGGAGTCAGTGGTGGTGAGGAAGGGGCCCGGTATGGGCCGTCGCTCATGCCAGGAGGAAACAAAGAGGCCTG GCCCCACATCAAGACGATCTTCCAAGCCATCGCTGCAAAAGTGGGAACTGGCGAACCCTGCTGTGACTGG GTGGGAGATGAGGGTGCGGGGCACTTTGTGAAGATGGTCCATAACGGGATCGAATACGGCGACATGCAGCTGATCTGCGAGGCTTACCACTTGATGAAGGATGTTCTGGGCATGCAGCACAAGGAGATGGCCCAG GCGTTTGAAGAATGGAACAAGACAGAGCTGGACTCGTTCCTGATTGAAATCACTGCTAACATtctcaagttccaggacaccgaTGGCAAAGAGCTCTTACCAAAGATCCGGGACAGCGCTGGGCAGAAGGGCACTGGGAAGTGGACCGCCATCTCGGCGCTGGAGTACGGCATGCCCGTCACCCTCATTG GAGAAGCCGTCTTTGCTCGGTGCTTGTCTTCTCTGAAGGAGGAGCGAGTTCGGGCCAGCAGAGAGCTGAAGGGCCCCCAGAGGGCCCAGCTGGAAGGCAGTAAGGAGTCGTTCCTGGAGGACATTCGCAAG GCCCTCTACGCTTCCAAGATCATCTCCTATGCTCAAGGCTTTATGCTGCTCAGACAGGCAGCCACTGAGTTTGGCTGGACCCTCAATTATGGTGGCATTGCCCTGATGTGGAGAGGGGGCTGTATCATCAGAAG TGTGTTCCTGGGGAAAATTAAAGATGCATTTGAACGCAACCCAAAGCTTCAGAACCTACTGCTGGACGACTTCTTTAAGTCAGCAGTTGACAGCTGCCAG GACTCCTGGCGGCGGGTGGTCAGCACTGGGGTGCAAGCAGGCATCCCCATGCCCTGCTTCACGACTGCCCTGTCCTTCTATGATGGCTACAGACACGAAGTGCTGCCAGCCAACCTGATCCAG GCTCAGCGGGATTACTTTGGGGCTCACACCTATGAACTCTTAGCTAAACCAGGAGAATTTATCCACACCAACTGGACAGGCCACGGTGGCAGTGTGTCATCCTCTTCATACAACGCCTAG